In Drosophila simulans strain w501 chromosome 3R, Prin_Dsim_3.1, whole genome shotgun sequence, a single window of DNA contains:
- the LOC6727862 gene encoding protein sarah, whose amino-acid sequence MSDAAKSNNNASADAPDPATPDATGEADAAHAATPTSPRGNHNNNNSANGRSKNKLKSTQNSSGGGSIDKLSPDQDIFINAADGLPNQHPSLPKEGDVDSDTEPEVDADSFDDLPTSIIVTNIHSEVFANPELKHAMEELFRTFSESATFQWLRSFRRLRVNYDNAIAAANARIKLHQYEFNKKTVITCYFAQPVTPVSNKNLQPPAPVKQFLISPPASPPAGWEPREEGEPLVNHDLLAALASLTPGESHELHPQSEDQPAIIVHTAMLAETGPGLQVKAPIVQTKCPERA is encoded by the coding sequence ATGTCCGACGCGGCCAAGTCCAACAACAATGCGTCCGCCGATGCACCTGATCCGGCCACTCCTGACGCCACTGGCGAAGCTGACGCGGCGCATGCAGCCACTCCGACATCTCCACGTGgcaatcacaacaacaacaacagcgccaACGGCAGAAGCAAGAACAAACTGAAGTCGACGCAGAACAGCAGTGGAGGCGGCAGCATAGACAAGCTGTCGCCAGACCAGGACATCTTCATCAACGCCGCCGACGGTCTACCCAATCAGCATCCGTCGCTCCCCAAGGAGGGAGACGTGGATAGCGACACGGAGCCGGAGGTGGATGCAGACTCGTTCGACGACCTACCCACCTCGATCATCGTGACCAACATCCACTCAGAGGTGTTTGCCAATCCAGAGCTGAAGCACGCCATGGAGGAGTTATTTCGCACATTCAGCGAATCGGCCACGTTCCAGTGGCTGCGCAGCTTCCGTCGCCTGCGGGTTAACTATGACAATGCCATTGCGGCGGCAAATGCGCGAATCAAGCTGCACCAGTACGAGTTTAACAAGAAGACGGTTATCACCTGCTACTTTGCCCAGCCGGTGACACCGGTCAGCAACAAGAACCTGCAGCCACCGGCACCGGTCAAACAGTTCCTCATCTCGCCGCCCGCCTCGCCGCCAGCCGGCTGGGAGCCACGCGAGGAAGGCGAGCCACTGGTCAACCATGATCTTCTGGCCGCGTTGGCCAGTCTCACACCCGGCGAGTCGCACGAGCTGCATCCTCAGAGCGAGGACCAGCCGGCCATTATTGTGCACACGGCCATGCTGGCGGAGACCGGGCCGGGACTGCAGGTGAAGGCGCCAATTGTCCAGACCAAGTGCCCGGAACGGGCATAA
- the LOC6727863 gene encoding histone deacetylase complex subunit SAP18 has protein sequence MANVESMIVEEKTQVKQIDREKTCPLLLRVFCSTGRHHSVSEYMFGNVPTNELQIYTWQDATLHELTSLVRDVNPDTRKKGTYFDFAVVYPNFRSNHFQMREIGVTCTGQKGIDDNKTLAQAKFSIGDFLDISITPPNRLPPTARRQRPY, from the exons ATGGCCAACGTGGAGTCTATGATTGTGGAGGAAAAGACGCAGGTCAAGCAGATTGACCGCGAGAAG ACCTGTCCGCTGCTGCTCCGCGTCTTCTGCTCTACGGGACGACACCACTCCGTGTCGGAGTATATGTTCGGCAACGTGCCCACCAACGAGCTTCAGATTTACACCTGGCAAGACGCCACCCTCCACGAACTGACCTCCCTGGTGCGCGACGTCAATCCGGATACCCGGAAGAAGGGCACCTACTTTGACTTTGCCGTCGTGTACCCCAACTTCCGGAGCAATCACTTCCAGATGCGCGAAATCGGAGTGACCTGCACGGGTCAAAAAGGAATCGATGATAATAAGACACTTGCACAGGCCAAATTCAGCATTGGAGACTTTCTGGACATCTCGATTACTCCGCCCAACCGACTGCCGCCCACTGCCAGGCGCCAGCGTCCCTACTGA
- the LOC6727861 gene encoding organic cation transporter protein: MAVDYVLEDLMGKLGEFGKYQFLQFFLQVLSGLTAGMHMLSLVTVAAVPEHRCFIEGVDNSILSVTPWNSSAILAAIPLKPNGELESCLMFDPSSPGTNTTINCERYVYDTTYYKTSRTIDWNFVCDRRWMGAIVQTVFMLGVFTGAVTLGGLADKVGRKTVFCWSALFQLIIGVGVAFIPEYFSFMVARYLLGIVGSAGAYICGFVLTMELVGPTKRTVCGITFQAVFAGGIMLVAGWGALIPDRQWLQVIYGLHGCLFLGHWWWLDESPRWLWMQGRAAEAVDIVAKGLRINGSGIPVDKEYYVQKAKQQAAAEEKSSAGLSDLFRTPNLRMKTLNVCLCWFANSLVYYGLSLSAGKLYGNPYLILFIMGLVEFPSYITIVFVLDRLGRRSITSTLMLGGGLCCIVAAYIAQGSTTSTAVVMAGKLLIAGSFAVIYNYSAELFPTVVRNSAMGLGSMCARLSGALTPLITLLDSFDPKIPAVLFGVVALISGFWVMFLPETMNQPMPESIEDGENFGKGDTWFSQCAGRKKRQNSVYPDDPEQMVPLKNIEVK; encoded by the exons atggCTGTGGATTATGTGCTGGAGGACCTGATGGGGAAACTTG GGGAGTTTGGAAAGTACCAGTTCCTGCAGTTCTTCCTGCAGGTGCTCTCCGGCCTGACCGCTGGCATGCACATGCTATCGCTGGTCACGGTGGCCGCCGTGCCCGAGCATCGCTGCTTCATCGAGGGCGTGGACAACAGCATCTTGTCGGTGACACCATGGAACTCGAGCGCTATACTGGCCGCCATTCCGCTGAAGCCCAATGGCGAGCTGGAGTCCTGCCTCATGTTCGATCCCAGTAGTCCTGGCACCAATACGACCATCAATTGCGAacgttacgtatacgacaCGACGTACTACAAGACCTCGCGCACCATCGACTGGAACTTTGTGTGCGATCGCCGCTGGATGGGGGCCATTGTGCAGACCGTGTTCATGCTGGGCGTGTTCACGGGCGCAGTCACCCTTGGCGGACTCGCCGACAAAGTGGGTCGCAAAACCGTGTTCTGCTGGTCGGCCCTGTTCCAACTGATCATCGGTGTGGGTGTGGCCTTCATTCCCGAGTACTTCTCATTCATGGTGGCTCGCTACCTGTTGGGCATTGTGGGATCGGCGGGTGCCTACATCTGTGGATTCGTGCTGACCATGGAACTGGTGGGACCTACAAAGCGTACTGTGTGCGGTATTACCTTCCAG GCTGTTTTTGCTGGTGGCATCATGTTGGTGGCCGGATGGGGAGCACTTATCCCTGACCGCCAGTGGCTGCAGGTGATCTACGGACTGCATGGCTGTCTATTCCTGGGCCACTGGTGGTGGCTCGATGAATCTCCGCGCTGGCTGTGGATGCAGGGACGCGCCGCAGAGGCGGTGGATATTGTGGCCAAGGGCCTGAGGATCAACGGATCGGGCATCCCGGTGGACAAGGAGTACTATGTGCAGAAGGCCAAGCAGCAGGCGGCGGCCGAAGAAAAATCCAGCGCCGGATTGAGCGACCTCTTCCGCACGCCCAACCTGAGGATGAAGACTTTGAACGTGTGTCTCTGCTGGTTCGCCAATTCCCTGGTTTATTACGGACTATCGCTCAGTGCCGGCAAGCTGTATGGAAATCCCTACCTGATCCTGTTCATCATGGGCCTCGTGGAGTTCCCCAGCTACATAACCATTGTGTTCGTCCTGGATCGCCTGGGTCGTCGATCGATCACCTCCACCCTGATGTTGGGTGGCGGTCTGTGTTGCATTGTAGCCGCCTACATTGCCCAGGGCAGCACCACCTCCACGGCGGTGGTAATGGCAGGAAAGCTTCTCATCGCCGGCTCCTTTGCCGTAATATACAATTACTCAGCCGAACTGTTTCCCACCGTGGTGCGGAACTCGGCCATGGGATTGGGATCGATGTGTGCCCGTTTGTCGGGAGCCCTTACTCCGCTCATAACATTGCTGGACTCATTTGATCCGAAGATTCCGGCCGTGCTGTTTGGCGTGGTGGCCCTGATCTCGGGCTTCTGGGTTATGTTCCTGCCGGAGACAATGAACCAGCCCATGCCCGAGTCCATTGAGGATGGAGAGAACTTCGGAAAGGGAGATACTTGGTTCAGTCAGTGTGCTGGTCGCAAGAAGCGCCAGAACAGCGTATATCCCGACGATCCGGAGCAGATGGTGCCGCTCAAGAACATCGAGGTCAAGTAG
- the LOC6727859 gene encoding single-stranded DNA-binding protein, mitochondrial has protein sequence MQHTRRMLNPLLSGLRNLPARGATTTTAAAPAKVEKTVNTVTILGRVGADPQLRGSQEHPVVTFSVATHTNYKYENGDWAQRTDWHRVVVFKPNLRDTVLEYLKKGQRTMVQGKITYGEITDQQGNQKTSTSIIADDVLFFRDANN, from the exons ATGCAACACACAAGGCGCATG CTGAATCCCCTGTTGAGCGGCCTGCGAAATTTGCCGGCACGcggggcaacaacaacaacggcagcggcTCCCGCCAAAGTTGAAAAAA CTGTCAATACGGTGACCATATTGGGGCGAGTTGGCGCCGATCCGCAGCTGCGTGGATCCCAGGAGCATCCGGTGGTCACCTTTTCGGTTGCTACACACACTAACTACAA ATATGAGAACGGCGACTGGGCCCAGCGCACCGACTGGCATCGTGTAGTGGTGTTCAAGCCCAATCTGCGTGACACCGTGCTGGAATACCTGAAGAAGGGACAGCGCACCATGGTGCAGGGAAAGATCACCTATGGAGAGATCACCGACCAGCAGGGCAACCAGAAGACGAGCACCAGTATCATAGCCGACGATGTGTTGTTTTTCCGTGATGCCAACAACTAA
- the LOC6727860 gene encoding uncharacterized protein LOC6727860 isoform X1 encodes MCEPSLSDLSTFLYLDMLADILMQDSLELESDFNTKLKFLKEQEHICLDNAQNALPVDETLKSVNHIMLRVEMELHENEINLIEAEKAVTKLEQSYPSPEILAGQTYPLASTTYQDLLSILMSTKKTAEQCNQIKEEVATYNEQISAKVPSVNLVTKLIDCHNNTLESMEKQIEKLQNQVTQVQKEFELLNKEYESQFHAMCPCKKIKELKTKRHN; translated from the exons atgtgTGAGCCAAGCTTATCCGATCTTTCGACATTCCTGTACTTGGATATGCTGGCGGATATTTTAATGCAGGACAGCCTTGAATTGGAGTCAGATTTCAACACCAAGTTGAAATTTCTTAAGGAACAGGAACATATTTGCCTAGACAATGCCCAAAAC GCACTTCCCGTGGATGAAACCCTGAAATCAGTAAATCACATCATGCTTAGGGTAGAAATGGAGCTGCATGAAAACGAGATTAACCTTATAGAGGCGGAAAAAGCAGTCACGAAATTGGAGCAGAGCTATCCGAGTCCGGAGATCCTGGCCGGCCAAACGTATCCTTTGGCAAGTACCACTTATCAGGATTTGCTGAGTATTCTCATGTCTACGAAAAAAACAGCCGAGCAGTGCAATCAGATCAAAGAGGAGGTCGCGACGTATAATGAGCAAATATCCGCAAAGGTGCCTTCCGTAAATTTG GTGACCAAGCTTATCGATTGCCACAATAATACACTGGAGTCTATGGAAAAGCAGATCGAAAAATTGCAGAACCAGGTCACTCAAGTTCAAAAGGAGTTCGAGCTGCTTAATAAAGAATATGAAAGTCAATTCCACGCAATGTGCCCCTGCAAAAAGATCAAGGAGTTAAAAACGAAAAGACACAACTGA
- the LOC6727865 gene encoding organic cation transporter protein isoform X1 gives MSGVLRRGSLNFDCVGGPRDKGRGSLEANLYGGYRETRPGPKTPEISVIALDFRRYSEDLKKPPSAEQGEQPPSRDLSQDEDSDVISNFLGHYTRWSFLWTLLLCLFQLPTTFHLFMFVFQIAPKDFWCARPENLMQMGVSEWRNISQSSNGCLLLDVDYTQVTYENNQLINWPENATNLGYRQCWHFEFSDEDGSAKTLVQEFDLVCGRDILSLVETCFLVGAAAGAVLSGWISDRFGRRHTLMAFVTIQSVFGGILAFSTSVAMFMSLRVIIGFASMTVTVVSFVLVVELVSGKWRTIIGILNILPVAISYVLSAGLAYLIRDWRHLQLAISWPWLIMLSIWFWLPESPRWLLAQGRLDELCGLIERAARMNGTSASLPSNYRKTLEAAVPRAVQSPPEATTSVESKAVEADAPDPSASGPVNPLLVVFSAKYWRTTCLTLVIWLTLIIIYFGLTLHLSNLGGNIYINSAVAGTVEAVSICISILVVLKVGIRRSLIGYMLLPGLCCLATNLVSNQTGVIALATIAKCLIGANNAIIPTYTAMQYPTIVRNFGVGMGNLASGIALILVPFLWQLEHIDPLLPLNVMGVCGLIGAVAISLMKDVV, from the exons ATGAGTGGCGTGCTGCGTCGCGGTTCCCTGAATTTCGATTGTGTTGGCGGGCCGCGGGACAAGGGCAGGGGCAGCCTGGAGGCGAACCTGTATGGCGGATATCGCGAGACAAGGCCCGGCCCAAAGACTCCGGAAATCAGTGTCATAGCATTGGACTTTCGACGATACTCCGAGGACCTGAAGAAACCACCTTCAGCGGAGCAAGGGGAGCAGCCACCGAGCAGGGATCTCAGTCAGGATGAGGACAGCGATGTGATATCGAATTTCCTTGGCCACTACACCCGCTGGAGTTTCCTTTGGACCCTGCTGCTCTGCCTGTTCCAGCTGCCCACCACTTTCCACCTGTTCATGTTTGTCTTCCAG ATTGCGCCGAAAGACTTTTGGTGTGCCCGGCCCGAGAACCTGATGCAGATGGGCGTCTCCGAATGGCGCAACATTAGTCAGTCCTCCAATGGCTGCCTGCTCCTCGATGTGGACTACACCCAGGTGACCTACGAGAACAACCAACTCATCAACTGGCCCGAGAATGCCACAAATTTGGGCTACCGACAGTGCTGGCACTTTGAGTTCTCCGACGAGGATGGATCGGCCAAGACTCTGGTGCAGGAATTTGATCTGGTTTGCGGACGCGATATCCTCAGCCTGGTGGAAACCTGCTTCCTGGTGGGCGCGGCAGCGGGAGCGGTTCTCAGCGGATGGATATCGGATCGCTTTGGCAGAAGGCACACGCTAATGGCATTCGTCACTATTCAGAGCGTATTTG GTGGAATTTTGGCCTTCTCAACATCGGTGGCCATGTTCATGTCGCTACGTGTTATAATTGGATTCGCATCAATGACCGTGACTGTTGTGAGCTTCGTGCTGGTGGTGGAGCTGGTCTCCGGCAAGTGGCGCACCATAATCGGCATTCTCAACATTCTGCCCGTGGCCATCTCCTATGTCCTCTCCGCCGGACTGGCCTACCTCATCCGCGACTGGCGGCACCTCCAGCTGGCCATCTCCTGGCCGTGGCTAATCATGCTCAGCATTTG GTTCTGGCTGCCGGAGTCTCCCCGCTGGCTTTTGGCCCAGGGCCGGCTGGACGAGCTGTGCGGGCTAATTGAGCGAGCGGCCCGAATGAATGGCACCAGCGCCAGTTTGCCGAGCAATTATCGCAAGACCCTCGAGGCGGCGGTACCGCGGGCGGTCCAATCTCCACCAGAAGCAACGACCAGCGTAGAGTCGAAGGCAGTCGAAGCGGATGCACCGGATCCAAGTGCAAGTGGCCCTGTGAATCCCCTGCTGGTGGTATTCAGCGCCAAGTACTGGCGCACCACATGCCTAACCCTGGTCATCTGGCTGACACTGATCATCATTTACTTTGGACTCACGTTGCACCTCAGCAATTTGGGTGGCAATATCTACATCAATAGTGCCGTGGCTGGAACCGTGGAGGCCGTGTCCATTTGCATTAGCATCCTGGTGGTCTTGAAAGTTGGAATCCGACGAAGTCTCATTGGTTACATGTTGTTGCCGGGTCTTTGCTGCTTAGCCACGAATTTGGTGTCGAATCAAACGGGTGTGATTGCACTGGCCACCATAG CCAAGTGTCTCATTGGAGCCAACAACGCCATCATACCCACCTACACAGCGATGCAATATCCCACAATAGTTCGAAACTTTGGCGTTGGCATGGGCAACCTGGCATCGGGCATTGCCCTAATCCTTGTTCCCTTCCTCTGGCAACTG GAGCACATTGATCCCCTGCTGCCCTTGAATGTTATGGGAGTTTGTGGCCTGATTGGCGCCGTTGCCATCAGCCTTATGAAGGATGTGGTCTAA
- the LOC6727864 gene encoding translation initiation factor IF-2 encodes MKIQLIALVCSAIALTEAQNYPPRLSIPGAVASPGQVPHRQPVLRVRRPGASLRQQNTILPAVTQRIAIEEPRPVTESAEDEQPEPYLPNLLREQQLAQAQQSQFQQAAAAFLAGQQPVEQPSPVQQFLQSDDSQPAAILPPPSRFPAERPSIPTPLNRPSAFNDFGIGRFENSQRFGLERPTPTAAAPPPPQQQPQRVAVIRTRPASSAALRPEPPAPQPVARPRPKPVQPRPIIDQNQLQDDHVDQQQQRRRQPVSQTIRKWREENEDGSITWGYENDDGSFKEELIGTDCITKGTYGYVDPDGNKREYHYETGIKCDPNNRNNEEELQENGFVNYEENRAVLPNGLEIDMTQLGKKKSKRPNGFYRN; translated from the exons ATGAAGATACAACTAATTGCG CTCGTTTGCAGCGCGATCGCTTTGACAGAGGCCCAAAACTATCCCCCGCGTCTGAGCATTCCCGGAGCAGTAGCATCACCTGGTCAAGTGCCCCACCGACAGCCTGTGTTGAGAGTACGCCGTCCAGGAGCTTCATTACGCCAGCAGAATACCATACTTCCAGCAGTGACGCAGCGCATCGCCATTGAGGAGCCTCGTCCTGTGACAGAGTCAGCGGAGGATGAGCAGCCGGAGCCATATCTGCCTAATCTCCTGCGGGAACAACAGCTGGCCCAGGCCCAGCAATCGCAGTTCCAGCAGGCAGCTGCCGCCTTCCTGGCCGGCCAACAACCCGTTGAACAACCCTCGCCGGTGCAGCAGTTCCTTCAGTCCGATGACTCACAGCCGGCTGCCATCCtgcctcctccttctcggtTCCCCGCCGAACGCCCATCTATTCCAACACCATTGAACCGTCCCTCTGCCTTCAATGACTTTGGCATAGGTCGGTTTGAGAACTCGCAGAGATTCGGCTTGGAGCGACCTACTCCCACTGCAGCagcgccaccaccaccgcaaCAACAGCCCCAGCGGGTGGCTGTGATTCGAACGAGACCAGCATCTTCCGCTGCCCTACGACCTGaaccaccagcaccacagCCTGTGGCCAGGCCTCGCCCTAAGCCCGTCCAGCCGCGTCCTATCATTGATCAAAATCAGCTACAGGACGATCACGttgaccagcagcagcagcgtcgCCGTCAGCCCGTTTCCCAGACCATTCGCAAGTGGCGTGAGGAAAACGAGGACGGAAGCATCACATGGGGCTATGAGAACGACGACGGATCCTTCAAGGAGGAGCTGATCGGCACCGATTGCATCACCAA GGGAACCTATGGCTACGTTGATCCAGATGGCAACAAACGTGAGTACCACTACGAGACTGGTATCAAGTGCGATCCTAACAACCGCAACAACGAGGAAGAGTTACAAGAGAACGGCTTCGTCAACTACGAAGAGAATCGCGCCGTGCTGCCCAATGGCCTGGAGATCGACATGACGCAGTTGGGCAAGAAGAAGTCAAAGCGCCCGAACGGCTTTTACAGGAACTGA
- the LOC6727860 gene encoding uncharacterized protein LOC6727860 isoform X2 — protein MCEPSLSDLSTFLYLDMLADILMQDSLELESDFNTKLKFLKEQEHICLDNAQNALPVDETLKSVNHIMLRVEMELHENEINLIEAEKAVTKLEQSYPSPEILAGQTYPLPSSAIRSKRRSRRIMSKYPQRCLP, from the exons atgtgTGAGCCAAGCTTATCCGATCTTTCGACATTCCTGTACTTGGATATGCTGGCGGATATTTTAATGCAGGACAGCCTTGAATTGGAGTCAGATTTCAACACCAAGTTGAAATTTCTTAAGGAACAGGAACATATTTGCCTAGACAATGCCCAAAAC GCACTTCCCGTGGATGAAACCCTGAAATCAGTAAATCACATCATGCTTAGGGTAGAAATGGAGCTGCATGAAAACGAGATTAACCTTATAGAGGCGGAAAAAGCAGTCACGAAATTGGAGCAGAGCTATCCGAGTCCGGAGATCCTGGCCGGCCAAACGTATCCTTTG CCGAGCAGTGCAATCAGATCAAAGAGGAGGTCGCGACGTATAATGAGCAAATATCCGCAAAGGTGCCTTCCGTAA
- the LOC6727865 gene encoding organic cation transporter protein isoform X2 has translation MSGVLRRGSLNFDCVGGPRDKGRGSLEANLYGGYRETRPGPKTPEISVIALDFRRYSEDLKKPPSAEQGEQPPSRDLSQDEDSDVISNFLGHYTRWSFLWTLLLCLFQLPTTFHLFMFVFQLTDVRSGEASPMLGDGNMEDLDLLHTKLLERLLGCLTKWQGMWCALLSIFQAICTFHIFVYVFQIAPKDFWCARPENLMQMGVSEWRNISQSSNGCLLLDVDYTQVTYENNQLINWPENATNLGYRQCWHFEFSDEDGSAKTLVQEFDLVCGRDILSLVETCFLVGAAAGAVLSGWISDRFGRRHTLMAFVTIQSVFGGILAFSTSVAMFMSLRVIIGFASMTVTVVSFVLVVELVSGKWRTIIGILNILPVAISYVLSAGLAYLIRDWRHLQLAISWPWLIMLSIWFWLPESPRWLLAQGRLDELCGLIERAARMNGTSASLPSNYRKTLEAAVPRAVQSPPEATTSVESKAVEADAPDPSASGPVNPLLVVFSAKYWRTTCLTLVIWLTLIIIYFGLTLHLSNLGGNIYINSAVAGTVEAVSICISILVVLKVGIRRSLIGYMLLPGLCCLATNLVSNQTGVIALATIAKCLIGANNAIIPTYTAMQYPTIVRNFGVGMGNLASGIALILVPFLWQLEHIDPLLPLNVMGVCGLIGAVAISLMKDVV, from the exons ATGAGTGGCGTGCTGCGTCGCGGTTCCCTGAATTTCGATTGTGTTGGCGGGCCGCGGGACAAGGGCAGGGGCAGCCTGGAGGCGAACCTGTATGGCGGATATCGCGAGACAAGGCCCGGCCCAAAGACTCCGGAAATCAGTGTCATAGCATTGGACTTTCGACGATACTCCGAGGACCTGAAGAAACCACCTTCAGCGGAGCAAGGGGAGCAGCCACCGAGCAGGGATCTCAGTCAGGATGAGGACAGCGATGTGATATCGAATTTCCTTGGCCACTACACCCGCTGGAGTTTCCTTTGGACCCTGCTGCTCTGCCTGTTCCAGCTGCCCACCACTTTCCACCTGTTCATGTTTGTCTTCCAG CTAACGGATGTGAGATCGGGCGAGGCCTCGCCCATGTTGGGCGATGGCAACATGGAGGACCTAGATCTGTTGCACACCAAGCTCCTGGAGCGGCTCTTGGGCTGCCTAACGAAATGGCAGGGCATGTGGTGCGCCCTGCTCTCGATCTTCCAGGCCATCTGCACCTTCCACATATTCGTCTACGTGTTCCAG ATTGCGCCGAAAGACTTTTGGTGTGCCCGGCCCGAGAACCTGATGCAGATGGGCGTCTCCGAATGGCGCAACATTAGTCAGTCCTCCAATGGCTGCCTGCTCCTCGATGTGGACTACACCCAGGTGACCTACGAGAACAACCAACTCATCAACTGGCCCGAGAATGCCACAAATTTGGGCTACCGACAGTGCTGGCACTTTGAGTTCTCCGACGAGGATGGATCGGCCAAGACTCTGGTGCAGGAATTTGATCTGGTTTGCGGACGCGATATCCTCAGCCTGGTGGAAACCTGCTTCCTGGTGGGCGCGGCAGCGGGAGCGGTTCTCAGCGGATGGATATCGGATCGCTTTGGCAGAAGGCACACGCTAATGGCATTCGTCACTATTCAGAGCGTATTTG GTGGAATTTTGGCCTTCTCAACATCGGTGGCCATGTTCATGTCGCTACGTGTTATAATTGGATTCGCATCAATGACCGTGACTGTTGTGAGCTTCGTGCTGGTGGTGGAGCTGGTCTCCGGCAAGTGGCGCACCATAATCGGCATTCTCAACATTCTGCCCGTGGCCATCTCCTATGTCCTCTCCGCCGGACTGGCCTACCTCATCCGCGACTGGCGGCACCTCCAGCTGGCCATCTCCTGGCCGTGGCTAATCATGCTCAGCATTTG GTTCTGGCTGCCGGAGTCTCCCCGCTGGCTTTTGGCCCAGGGCCGGCTGGACGAGCTGTGCGGGCTAATTGAGCGAGCGGCCCGAATGAATGGCACCAGCGCCAGTTTGCCGAGCAATTATCGCAAGACCCTCGAGGCGGCGGTACCGCGGGCGGTCCAATCTCCACCAGAAGCAACGACCAGCGTAGAGTCGAAGGCAGTCGAAGCGGATGCACCGGATCCAAGTGCAAGTGGCCCTGTGAATCCCCTGCTGGTGGTATTCAGCGCCAAGTACTGGCGCACCACATGCCTAACCCTGGTCATCTGGCTGACACTGATCATCATTTACTTTGGACTCACGTTGCACCTCAGCAATTTGGGTGGCAATATCTACATCAATAGTGCCGTGGCTGGAACCGTGGAGGCCGTGTCCATTTGCATTAGCATCCTGGTGGTCTTGAAAGTTGGAATCCGACGAAGTCTCATTGGTTACATGTTGTTGCCGGGTCTTTGCTGCTTAGCCACGAATTTGGTGTCGAATCAAACGGGTGTGATTGCACTGGCCACCATAG CCAAGTGTCTCATTGGAGCCAACAACGCCATCATACCCACCTACACAGCGATGCAATATCCCACAATAGTTCGAAACTTTGGCGTTGGCATGGGCAACCTGGCATCGGGCATTGCCCTAATCCTTGTTCCCTTCCTCTGGCAACTG GAGCACATTGATCCCCTGCTGCCCTTGAATGTTATGGGAGTTTGTGGCCTGATTGGCGCCGTTGCCATCAGCCTTATGAAGGATGTGGTCTAA